CAAACCTCGACGGTCGATCACATCCACGCTTTCCACCCAGACCTCCATATAGCGTGGCGCCCCTATTCCGACATACCAGTAGTCATAGGGCAGCCGTGGGCGCCCCTGGCCGGCGGCACAGCCGGCCAGGGCGACGATGGCGAGGGCCAGCATCAGGCGCTTCATTCCGGATACCCCGCTTGCGGTTTGTTGTTGAAGATCAGCCGCCGATTGGGTGCGGGCTTGTTGACCAGCAGTCCCTTGCTGGGTGTTTGGCGAATTGGGCGATTACCAGGAGCCATAGGGAATGCCGTGCTCCTTGATGTAGGCCTCTGACTCGGGCTCGAGAGAAGGCCACGCATATCGCCCGTTGGTTTTACCTTCTGATGGCCCGCGTGGATCGATCTTGGCCTGGTAACGGCCTATCTCGATATTCGACAGGCAAGGCCCGCCTACCCAGGCCTTGGCAATGCCGCCCGGGGCCATGCCGATGGAGATGTCGTAGCGGTAGAGATTATCGATCCACTTGCCGTCGGCCCGGCAGAAGGCCCGTTGCGGCTTGACCATCTCGTCACGCACCCATTGCGGAATGTCGATGCGCAGCTTGTAGACCTGCGGCTCCACCAGGGATTGCCAGCGCACGAAAAGCGTTTCCGGCAGATCGACATTGGACGCCTGCTTCATGGCTCCGCCTCCCTTGTGCCAGCCGACCGGGTTACCGGTGTAGCCGACAACCCCGCCGTGAATATGGAAGAACGCCAGCCCACGGCGGTCGATCACATCCACGCTTTCCACCCAGACCTCCATGTAGCGTGGTGCGGCAATGCCGACATACCAGTAGTCGTAGGGCAGCCGTGGGCGCCCCTGGCCAGCGGCACAGCCGACCAGGGCGACGATGGCGAGGGCCAGCATCAGGCGCTTCATTCCGGATACCCCGCGTGCGGTTTGTTGTTGAA
This genomic window from Pseudomonas furukawaii contains:
- a CDS encoding DUF2931 family protein, with product MKRLMLALAIVALVGCAAGQGRPRLPYDYWYVGIAAPRYMEVWVESVDVIDRRGLAFFHIHGGVVGYTGNPVGWHKGGGAMKQASNVDLPETLFVRWQSLVEPQVYKLRIDIPQWVRDEMVKPQRAFCRADGKWIDNLYRYDISIGMAPGGIAKAWVGGPCLSNIEIGRYQAKIDPRGPSEGKTNGRYAWPSLEPESEAYIKEHGIPYGSW